One window of Trichoderma breve strain T069 chromosome 3, whole genome shotgun sequence genomic DNA carries:
- a CDS encoding protein kinase domain-containing protein, with product MADAFAPRTMKRKNVKGLALTPAAPRPPPPAENGRRPSEVNKDEAGKEEQLEIGIEYKLDLRPEELEVIKELGSGNGGTVSKVRHLTTGTVMARKIIHVEAKKEMRRRIVRELQIMHGCHSDYIVTFYGAFLNHNNDVIMCMEYMDVGALDRVSRVFGPIRVDVLGKIAEATLGGLTYLYIKHHIMHRDIKPSNILINSRGSIKLCDFGVSGELVNSIADTFVGTSTYMAPERIQGEKYTVKSDVWSFGLTIMELAIGKFPFASEHIDEDDSGPAGILDLLQQIVNEPAPKLPKSDAFPSILEDMVQKCLFKEPEKRPTPQELFERDPFVQAAKRTPVDLKEWAFSLMERDNRKSHLVPQLSPSGTHELLRSSDSSPQSRNEELPLDTPQFGDIPIAGAGILSPRDQLATQNRSPSRNGVDGSHHSSPNTFNLPVRPAPPTSAFAQGGSQKSASDEARGQSRRQVKTYGLPPNPSYGV from the exons ATGGCTGACGCTTTCGCACCGCGCACGATGAAGCGCAAGAACGTCAAGGGTCTTGCCCTGACGCCAGCAGCGCCACGACCTCCGCCACCGGCCGAAAATGGCAGACGGCCCTCAGAGGTTAACAAAGACGAAGCCGGGAaggaggagcagctggaAATTGGCATCGAATACAAGCTCGATCTGAGACCAGAGGAACTTGAAGTCATAAAAGAACTCGGATCCGGCAATGGCGGTACCGTTAGCAAAGTCAGGCATCTGACGACGGGGACCGTGATGGCTCGCAAG ATTATACACGTtgaagccaagaaggagatgcgaAGGCGAATTGTTCGAGAGCTTCAGATTATGCACGGATGCCACTCCGACTACATTGTTACATTTTATGGTGCCTTTTTGAATCACAACAACGATGTTATCATGTGTATGGAGTATATGGATGTTGG TGCGCTTGACAGAGTTTCGAGAGTCTTTGGCCCAATTCGCGTGGATGTTTTGGGCAAGATTGCAGAGGCCACTCTGGGCGGTCTGACCTACCTCTACATCAAGCACCACATCATGCACCGAGATATCAAGCCGTCAAATATTCTCATCAACTCTCGCGGTTCCATCAAACTGTGCGACTTTGGAGTGTCTGGAGAGCTGGTCAACTCCATTGCCGATACCTTTGTCGGCACATCCACGTACATGGCCCCTGAGCGAATTCAGGGCGAGAAGTACACAGTCAAGTCGGACGTCTGGAGTTTTGGTTTGACTATTATGGAGCTTGCTATTGGCAAATTCCCCTTTGCAAGCGAGCAcattgacgaagatgactCGGGCCCCGCTGGAATTTTGgatctgctgcagcagattgtCAACGAGCCGGCTCCGAAGCTTCCCAAGAGCGACGCTTTCCCCAGCATCCTGGAGGACATGGTACAGAAGTGCCTGTTTAAAGAGCCGGAGAAGCGGCCTACCCCACAAGAATTATTT GAGCGTGATCCTTTTGTGCAAGCTGCCAAGAGAACTCCGGTAGACCTTAAGGAGTGGGCATTTAGCCTAATGGAGAGGGACAACCGCAAGTCTCATCTGGTACCCCAGCTTTCGCCCAGCGGCACCCACGAACTGCTTCGATCAAGCGACTCATCGCCACAGTCGCGAAATGAGGAGCTGCCGCTCGACACACCCCAATTCGGAGACATCCCAattgctggagctgggatCCTCTCACCAAGAGATCAGCTGGCTACGCAAAACCGATCACCATCGCGAAATGGTGTTG ATGGCTCCCATCACTCTTCCCCCAACACCTTCAACCTTCCAGTCCGACCAGCGCCACCAACAAGTGCTTTTGCGCAAGGAGGATCGCAAAAATCGGCGTCAGACGAGGCACGAGGTCAGAGCCGGAGGCAAGTCAAAACCTACGGGCTGCCCCCGAACCCTTCATACGGCGTATAG
- a CDS encoding SH2 domain-containing protein, which yields MSSAMRDLISGEAELDDEEDDESFDEDTGEERRRKPSARVDDSSEEEEDDDDEEEARKIREGFIVDEDEEEEEVESDVDSRPVKRKREHRNREEEEALDEEDLELIGEQFGEQPKPQSKFKRLKRGHRDEDDSAHEKRGLEEIFADDDEDAAEQRGYGRPGFRSQVDEFDDFIEEDYPEDEDERIRQQEDAEVARPRDRGVGGVVDTTGLDKDALDDMEAIFGNGEDYDWALQMEEEEEDREREEQGIELKDVFEPSQLKEKLLTDEDNEIRFTDEPERFQLDRKAFKNLQLTPDQFKEEARWITNQLWPKKGLAQELQAPFGKAVGKVLEFFIVDEVEVPFVFQHRKDYLLHSKKIRKSTRDDPDGPDYTIQSDKLLNQDDLWRILELDIKFRSFVEKRNSLEKSFENLKSMDVQDDMVEEMIPEATTMEEIQDLQDYLQFQYANKLKDLATLSGSVSQTKRPGSKSSLFDRVRNGKAYYFVKAYGITADQLAKNALRQGRKVAPDDHEQYPMDLADSLLDDSFNTGDQVMNAARQMYAEELFASPRMRKYLRASFYQAAEISCRRTDKGLRKIDDTHPYYEIKYIQNQAIADLVHQPEVFLKMMRAEEEGLVEIKLEMPSRYDFRRQLYQEFESENFSDRAEQWREERKKVLDLAYPKLEKIVAKNIKEVIRTFCQDEVLKMCRQEFYRKLDQAPYKPKGMILGTTPRVLVLSNGGGDPTRDPVCWAWVEEEGRVLEQGKFGNLGRDETQRENFVELVRRRRPDVIGVSGWSSDTQKLVRDLEGLVSEKSLMGAEFEDPETNDYRTELLEVIVVEDEVARLYKDSPRAMAEHPSLNPITRYCIALARYLQNPMKEYAALGKDVSSLSFHPCQSLLPPDKLMKYLESAMVDTVNMVGVNINDAMTDTYTANLLPFVAGLGPRKATSVIKTINANGGVVNTRDELVGDPDSGKLPVVGPRVWNNCASFLYIEYDATNPSSDPLDNTRVHPEDYELGRKMAADALELDEEDVKAETDENGPGAIVRKLFKQDEQERVNELVLDEYADQLQRNFSQRKRATLEAISAELQAPYEELRRSFALLTPSDIFTMFTGETKLTLCEGMIVPVNVRMVRDDFAIVKLDCGIEGRIEGHEVSNRASVKDVLSSGQTVQAKILEMNYKDFMAKLSMREESLRVPYKAPINFGRDGWDYALEAADKEELREKDKTTGRTQRVVKHPNFKPYNSIQAEEYLGSQPPGEVIIRPSSKGNDHLAITWKVADGVYQHIDVLEMQKDTEFSVGKLLRIGGKYTYSDLDELIVDHVKAMARKVEEMMRNDKYQNRSRNETEKWLITYVDANPNRSAYAFCIDTKHPGYFWLCFKASKTARVIGLPVRTIPQGFELRGYQYPDMRALCNGFKLRFQNEFSKMGAR from the exons ATGAGCTCCGCTATGCGCGACCTGATCTCGGGAGAGGCCGAGttggatgacgaggaagatgacgaatcTTTCGACGAAGATACTGGCGAGGAACGTCGAAGGAAACCATCCGCCCGTGTCGACGACTCtagcgaagaagaagaagacgatgatgacgaagaggaggctcGCAAG ATTCGCGAGGGCTtcattgtcgatgaagacgaagaggaagaagaggtcgagTCCGACGTCGACAGCCGGCCGGTAAAGAGAAAGCGAGAGCATCGGAAtcgtgaagaggaagaagcactCGACGAGGAAGATTTGGAACTCATTGGCGAGCAGTTTGGGGAACAGCCAAAGCCTCAG TCAAAGTTCAAACGCCTCAAACGCGGCCACCGAGACGAGGACGATTCAGCCCACGAAAAGCGAGGCCTGGAGGAAATCTTCgcagacgatgacgaggacgctGCCGAGCAACGTGGCTACGGTAGACCTGGTTTCCGTTCCCAAGTCGACGAGTTTGACGACTTCATCGAGGAAGACTACcccgaagatgaggatgagcgCATCCGCCAACAGGAAGATGCCGAAGTCGCCCGCCCTAGGGATCGCGGTGTCGGTGGCGTCGTCGATACGACAGGCCTGGACAAGGATGCGCTGGATGATATGGAGGCCATCTTTGGCAACGGCGAAGACTACGATTGGGCACTccagatggaagaagaggaggaggatcgagagagagaggagcagGGTATCGAGCTCAAGGACGTCTTTGAGCCTTCACAGCTCAAGGAAAAATTGCTCACCGACGAGGATAACGAGATTCGATTTACAGACGAGCCCGAACGCTTTCAACTCGATCGCAAAGCGTTCAAGAACCTGCAACTCACTCCCGATCAGTTCAAGGAGGAGGCCCGATGGATTACCAACCAGCTATGGCCGAAGAAGGGTTTGGCTCAGGAACTCCAAGCCCCTTTTGGCAAGGCAGTTGGTAAAGTACTCGAGTTCTTCATTGTCGACGAAGTCGAGGTTCCATTTGTGTTTCAGCACCGAAAGGATTACCTCCTCCACTCCAAGAAAATTCGCAAGTCCACAAGGGACGATCCCGACGGTCCCGATTATACAATTCAGTCAGACAAGCTGCTGAACCAGGATGATCTATGGAGAATCCTAGAGCTGGATATCAAATTTCGCTCATTCgtggaaaagagaaattcGCTTGAGAAGTCGTTTGAGAATCTCAAATCCATGGACGTCCAAGACGACATGGTTGAGGAGATGATTCCCGAGGCTACCACAATGGAAGAGATTCAGGACCTGCAGGATTATCTGCAGTTCCAGTATGCCAACAAACTGAAGGACCTTGCGACTCTATCCGGTAGCGTATCGCAAACGAAGCGCCCAGGTTCAAAATCTTCACTCTTTGACCGTGTTCGCAATGGAAAAGCATACTACTTTGTCAAAGCTTACGGCATAACTGCCGACCAGCTAGCGAAGAATGCCCTTCGCCAAGGTAGAAAGGTTGCTCCGGATGATCACGAGCAGTATCCAATGGATTTGGCAGACAGCCTGCTTGATGACAGCTTTAACACCGGTGATCAAGTCATGAATGCTGCTCGTCAAATGTATGCTGAAGAGCTGTTTGCCAGTCCCCGGATGCGCAAGTACTTGAGAGCTTCCTTTTACCAGGCGGCTGAAATTAGCTGTCGTCGAACTGACAAGGGCCTGCGAAAGATTGATGACACCCACCCGTACTACGAGATCAAGTACATCCAGAACCAGGCCATCGCGGATCTGGTACACCAACCCGAAGTGTTCCTCAAGATGATGCGcgccgaggaagagggcCTCGTGGAGATTAAGCTCGAGATGCCTTCACGATACGATTTCCGGAGGCAACTCTACCAAGAGTTCGAGTCAGAGAACTTCAGTGATCGAGCAGAGCAGTGGCGGGAGGAGCGTAAAAAGGTATTGGACCTTGCCTACCCCAAGCTGGAAAAGATTGTGGCCAAGAACATCAAGGAAGTTATTCGGACTTTTTGTCAGGATGAAGTTCTCAAGATGTGTCGACAAGAGTTCTACCGCAAGCTTGATCAAGCTCCTTACAAGCCCAAGGGGATGATCCTGGGTACCACCCCGCGAGTGCTCGTTCTGTCCAACGGAGGTGGCGATCCTACTCGCGACCCCGTGTGCTGGGCTTgggtggaggaagaaggcagGGTGCTTGAACAAGGCAAGTTTGGCAACCTCGGCAGAGACGAAACACAGCGCGAGAACTTTGTCGAGCTTgtgcggcggcggcggcctgaTGTCATTGGTGTCAGCGGCTGGTCATCGGATACGCAAAAGCTGGTACGCGACTTGGAGGGCCTTGTGAGTGAAAAGAGCCTCATGGGAGCAGAGTTTGAGGACCCCGAGACGAACGACTACCGAACCGAGCTGCTTGAAGTCATTGTCGTCGAGGATGAAGTCGCACGCCTTTACAAAGACAGCCCTCGTGCCATGGCTGAGCACCCCTCTCTAAACCCCATCACAAGATACTGCATCGCCTTGGCGCGGTATTTGCAGAACCCGATGAAAGAATACGCTGCGCTTGGCAAAGACGTATCGTCTCTCTCATTCCACCCATGCCAAAGCTTGCTGCCTCCGGATAAGCTGATGAAATATTTGGAATCCGCCATGGTTGATACTGTCAATATGGTTGGAGTCAACATCAACGATGCCATGACGGACACTTACACGGCCAACCTTCTCCCTTTCGTTGCAGGATTGGGACCGCGAAAGGCTACCAGCGTAATTAAGACCATCAACGCAAACGGAGGCGTAGTCAACACAAGAGATGAGCTTGTCGGCGACCCAGACAGCGGAAAGCTACCAGTTGTTGGACCCCGTGTGTGGAACAACTGTGCCAGTTTTCTGTATATCGAGTACGATGCAACGAATCCCTCATCGGATCCTCTCGACAACACTCGTGTTCACCCTGAAGATTACGAATTGGGCCGCAAGATGGCGGCAGATGCGCTTGAATTGGACGAAGAGGACGTTAAAGCAGAGACGGATGAGAACGGACCTGGTGCCATTGTGCGAAAGCTCTTCAAGCAAGATGAGCAGGAGAGGGTCAACGAGCTGGTGCTTGATGAGTACGCCGACCAGCTGCAGAGGAATTTCAGCCAACGCAAGCGAGCTactctcgaggccatcagTGCCGAACTGCAAGCACCCTACGAAGAGTTGCGCAGGAGCTTTGCGCTCCTTACGCCGTCTGACATTTTCACCATGTTTACAGGTGAAACCAAGTTGACCCTCTGCGAGGGCATGATTGTTCCAGTCAACGTACGCATGGTCAGAGACGACTTTGCCATTGTGAAGCTGGACTGCGGCATCGAAGGCAGGATAGAAGGCCACGAAGTATCGAACCGGGCTTCTGTCAAGGACGTCCTCAGCTCAGGGCAAACGGTGCAAGCCAAGATCCTTGAGATGAACTACAAGGATTTTATGGCCAAGCTTTCCATGCGGGAAGAGTCTCTGCGTGTCCCCTACAAGGCCCCCATCAACTTTGGCCGTGACGGCTGGGATTATGCCCTAGAGGCCGCTgacaaggaggagcttcGTGAGAAAGACAAGACTACAGGCAGGACGCAGCGTGTGGTCAAGCACCCCAACTTCAAGCCCTACAACTCAATCCAGGCGGAAGAGTACCTTGGATCGCAGCCTCCTGGCGAGGTCATTATTCGACCATCTTCAAAGGGTAATGACCACCTGGCTATTACCTGGAAGGTTGCCGATGGCGTTTACCAACACATTGACGTCCTGGAAATGCAAAAGGATACTGAGTTTTCCGTTGGCAAGCTCCTCCGGATAGGTGGCAAATACACCTACAGCGATCTTGACGAACTGATTGTGGATCATGTTAAGGCCATGGCCAGAAAGGTcgaagagatgatgagaaacGACAAGTATCAAAACAGGTCACGCAACGAGACTG AGAAATGGCTCATCACTTATGTGGATGCCAACCCCAACCGATCTGCATATGCCTTTTGCATCGACACCAAGCATCCGGGATACTTTTGGCTATGCTTCAAGGCGAGCAAGACGGCACGCGTCATCGGCCTACCGGTGCGAACCATTCCTCAAGGATTTGAGCTCAGGGGATACCAGTATCCCGACATGCGTGCCCTGTGTAACGGTTTCAAGCTGCGGTTCCAGAATGAGTTTTCCAAGATGGGGGCGCGctaa
- a CDS encoding o-methyltransferase domain-containing protein, with product MDHPPEIVALLEKYPSLRGPIETGVESHDGREERLLAFILSHPHLQDMRGNPSKLLSVMDEYSAKHDFLISIGGHKAKIMSDLVTKENPQTLVELGGYLGYSAILFADTMRRNSKPDQQPRVLSLEMSSEFSAIARELIMLAGLSDIVKVVTGPAEESLRKLHEKGDLNKIDFLFLDHVEELYVSDFKVCEELGLLQQGAVIAADNVVKPGAPEYRKYVRDHPRLQSTAVVGLIQPGDLEDEIEITHVTSST from the exons ATGGACCACCCACCAGAAATCGTTGCGCTGCTTGAGAAATATCCCTCATTGAGGGGGCCGATCGAGACTGGCGTCGAG TCTCACGATGGCCGCGAAGAGCGACTGCTCGccttcattctctctcacCCCCATTTGCAGGACATGAGGGGCAATCCCTCTAAACTTCTCTCCGTCATGGACGAATACTCGGCCAAGCATGACttcctcatcagcatcggCGGTcacaaggccaagatcatGTCCGACTTGGTCACCAAAGAAAATCCCCAGACTCTCGTCGAACTGGGCGGCTATCTGGGATACTCGGCCATTCTCTTCGCAGACACCATGCGCCGCAACAGCAAGCCAGATCAACAGCCGCGCGTGCTGAGTCTCGAGATGAGCAGCGAATTTTCAGCCATTGCCAGAGAGCTGATTATGCTTGCGGGGCTGTCCGACATCGTCAAGGTCGTCACTGGCCCTGCGGAAGAGTCTCTGCGGAAGCTGCATGAGAAAGGCGATCTAAACAAGATTGACTTTTTATTCTTGGACCACGTCGAGGAACTGTACGTTTCTGATTTCAAGGTCTGTGAGGAACTGGGACTTTTGCAACAGGGCGCGGTGATTGCGGCCGACAACGTGGTGAAGCCGGGCGCCCCTGAGTATCGCAAGTATGTCAGAGACCACccgaggctgcagagcaCCGCAGTGGTGGGATTGATTCAGCCTGGGGATCTCGAG GATGAAATCGAAATCACCCATGTTACGAGCTCTACCTAA
- a CDS encoding cyclic nucleotide-binding domain-containing protein, which yields MSLPEAYQHEIQALNRQVLQTCPSDILQFCADFFLSRLASERAASISIFRDRGTPSPRFSPSPTSHFAMMSSQFSSPFGANANPFGGSTSPMASPNVMHRVVEEDESDHLAPGAPLFSGAFGGDASTEAPPTMRAPPTTDSYPAQYNFGRRTSVSAESLKPSADSYDNWTPPFTEKTPEQVERLKHAIEGNFLFNHLDDEQSAQILGALVEKPIPARGIKVISQGDAGDYFYVVERGSFDVYVNPCGFIEPGPDGLGTKVSSVQAGGSFGELALMYNAPRAATIISAEGSCTLWALDRVTFRRILMESTFARRRMYESFLEEVPILSSLTPYERSKIADALETQKFAPGDVIIHEGDPGHSFYLLEHGEADAFKGTEKVLSYKKGDFFGELALLNDAPRAASVVASTDVKVATLGKNAFQRLLGPVEGLLRRTRYQGVKTGVEDMDPLQQ from the exons ATGTCTCTACCAGAAGCTTACCAACATGAGATCCAAGCTCTCAACCGGCAGGTTCTGCAAACCTGTCCTTCCGATATCCTCCAGTTCTGCgccgacttcttcctctcgcgACTAGCATCCGAACGAGCGGCGAGCATTTCCATCTTCCGCGACCGAGGCACCCCCTCGCCAAGATTCTCTCCGTCGCCCACTAGCCACTTTGCAATGATGTCTAGCCAATTCTCGAGCCCTTTTGGGGCCAACGCCAACCCCTTTGGCGGCAGCACGTCGCCCATGGCATCGCCCAACGTGATGCACCGCGTCGTTGAGGAGGACGAGAGCGATCATCTGGCCCCCGGCGCCCCCTTGTTCTCAGGAGCATTTGGGGGCGACGCATCTACCGAGGCTCCACCGACCATGAGGGCCCCCCCTACCACCGATAGCTATCCGGCACAGTACAACTTTGGACGTCGGACGTCCGTTTCAGCAGAGTCGCTGAAGCCGAGCGCCGACAGCTACGACAACTGGACCCCTCCCTTCACCGAAAAGACCCCCGAGCAGGTTGAGCGACTCAAGCATGCCATCGAGGGAaacttcctcttcaaccacTTGGACGATGAACAGAGCGCGCAGATTTTGGGTGCTCTTGTCGAGAAGCCCATCCCCGCCAGGGGCATCAAG GTGATTAGCCAGGGAGATGCTGGTGACTATTTCTACGTAGTCGAGCGAGGCTCGTTTGATGTCTATGTCAACCCCTGTGGCTTTATTGAGCCTGGCCCGGATGGACTGGGCACCAAGGTGAGCAGCGTCCAGGCTGGTGGTTCCTTTGGCGAGCTTGCTCTCATGTACAACGCTCCCCGTGCGGCAACCATCATCTCTGCCGAGGGAAGCTGCACCCTGTGGGCTTTGGACCGAGTGACATTCCGTCGTATCCTCATGGAGTCTACCTTTGCTCGTAGACGGATGTACGAGAGCTTCCTGGAGGAAGTGCCCATCCTGTCTTCGCTTACCCCCTACGAACGATCCAAGATTGCAGATGCCCTCGAAACACAAAAGTTTGCCCCAGGAGACGTCATCATCCACGAAGGCGACCCTGGCCACTCCTTCTACCTCCTCGAGCACGGCGAGGCAGACGCATTCAAGGGAACCGAAAAGGTGCTGTCATACAAAAAGGGCGACTTCTTTGGCGAGCTGGCGCTGCTTAACGACGCTCCGCGAGCCGCTAGTGTCGTGGCTTCGACAGACGTCAAGGTGGCCACGCTGGGCAAGAACGCATTCCAACGACTCTTGGGCCCTGTCGAGGGTCTTCTCCGAAGGACAAGGTATCAGGGCGTTAAGACGGGTGTGGAAGACATGGACCCCCTACAGCAGTAA
- a CDS encoding breast carcinoma amplified sequence 2 (BCAS2) domain-containing protein: MAVPPAYHESLPYIDPEPSSEALSAARALIAAEQSTFSPPPPSSSSPQEPNFSPAIAAELARIASSAPSQPLDLSRYEAQELPPPPTKKSTRSKKSSAAASAVEASRQPLSNAFISSSYLSSRAQNLSLLDSHGRNAWLLSNYHLEAELRSLERDLAATKRDMDLLNAARASRQNEVKGEMQGLEQNWREGVGRVLETEIAVQELREQIRQELRSRAAAAEHAAA, from the exons ATGGCCGTCCCACCAGCATACCACGAATCCCTCCCAT ACATCGACCCCGAACCCTCCTCCGAAGCCCTCTCCGCTGCCCGCgccctcatcgccgccgaACAATCCACATTCTCCCCTCCACCcccttcatcctcatcccccCAAGAACCAAACTTCTCGcccgccatcgccgccgaACTCGCCCGCATCGCATCCTCAGCACCCTCCCAACCCCTTGACCTCTCCCGCTACGAAGCCCAAGAactccctccccctccaacAAAAAAATCAACGCGCTCCAAAAAGTcctctgcagcagcatcagcagtaGAAGCATCACGACAACCCCTCTCAAacgccttcatctcctcatcCTACCTCTCCTCCCGCGCCCAAAACCTCTCCCTCCTCGACTCCCACGGCCGCAACGCATGGCTCCTATCAAACTACCACCTTGAAGCCGAACTGCGCAGCCTCGAGCGCGACCTCGCCGCCACCAAACGCGACATGGACCTCCTCAACGCAGCACGCGCGTCCCGCCAGAACGAGGTGAAAGGCGAGATGCAAGGGCTGGAGCAGAACTGGCGCGAGGGCGTCGGCAGGGTTCTCGAGACGGAAATCGCGGTCCAGGAACTCAGGGAGCAGATACGACAGGAGCTGAGGAGCagggctgccgctgctgagCATGCTGCTGCCTAA
- a CDS encoding haloacid dehalogenase-like hydrolase domain-containing protein, whose protein sequence is MAAPGPRRFAPLRAAAGLSPFHSDPILRGIIFDMDGTLCEPQTYMFREMRSVLGIPQSVDILEHIDKLPPHQQPPAHEAIRAIERKAMASQTPQPGLQDLMSYLEAYQVPKAICTRNFDIPVQHLISKFLPASQFYPVITRDFRPPKPHPAGIMHIAQSWGLVDGSGAVDTSGLIMVGDSLDDLTAGRLAGAATVLLLNDVNKELANHEHTDLVIHKLNDLIQILENGFQGRVIEPGRLPL, encoded by the exons atggctgctccGGGGCCTCGAAGGTTCGCCCCTTtgcgagcagcagccggcCTGTCACCATTCCACAGCGATCCGATACTGAGGGGCATCATATTTGACATGGACGGGACATTGTG TGAGCCTCAAACATACATGTTCAGGGAAATGCGCTCCGTCCTCGGCATCCCTCAGTCAGTGGACATCCTCGAACACATCGACAAGCTCCCCCCTCACCAGCAGCCGCCCGCCCACGAGGCCATCCGCGCCATCGAGCGCAAGGCCATGGCCTCGCAGACGCCCCAGCCGGGCCTCCAGGACCTCATGTCCTACCTCGAGGCCTACCAGGTGCCCAAGGCCATCTGCACCCGCAACTTCGACATCCCCGTCCAGCACCTCATCTCAAAGTTCCTGCCCGCCTCCCAGTTCTATCCCGTCATCACCCGCGACTTTCGCCCTCCTAAGCCCCATCCGGCAGGTATCATGCACATCGCCCAGAGCTGGGGCCTGGTCGACGGCTCCGGCGCCGTGGACACCAGCGGCTTGATCATGGTGGGCGATTCCCTCGATGATCTGACGGCGGGGAGGTTGGCGGGCGCGGCCaccgtgctgctgctcaacgATGTGaacaaggagctggccaaCCATGAGCATACCGACTTGGTAATCCACAAGCTCAACGACTTAATTCAAATCCTGGAAAATGGATTTCAGGGGAGAGTGATAGAACCAGGGCGTTTACCATTGTGA